The Psychrosphaera ytuae genome includes a region encoding these proteins:
- the bamA gene encoding outer membrane protein assembly factor BamA: MIMKRILAGLILVSTSLYSNANDDKFVIEDIRVEGLQRVALGAALTHVPFNVGDQISEYYVGQSIKRLYSSGLFADIEVFRDDNVIVFKVVERPTISEIELDGNSDLKDEQLMQSLEDSNIRVGESLDKAILTSVENSIIEFYHSVGKYNASVEAKVTYLPRNRVKILFEFNEGDAASIRQINLIGNEVFDDETLLSIIESKQNLAWWQFMDNDRYQKQALQGDMETIKDYYLDYGYLKFNIDSTQVSVAPDKESVYVTFNVTEGEPYKVKSFELIGDLLGQGDFIKKIIPIQINETYNGSVVTYTEEMITKYLGRFGYANAKVTTFPKLNDETKEVELTLNVEPGKRVYVRRIKFTGNFATSDEVLRREMRQFEGSTLSNNLLELSKTLLQRQKYIESVDYSVQEIPGEDDQVDVVFNIKEQASGSFQAGVSYGDYTGLAFNASIQQDNFLGTGNSVGISLNTWKAQQTIALNYMDNYFTEDGVSLGGQIAYSNYDASKVNLVTYSRKTVSVGPTLSWPVMENNRVSVGFAFKNLEVSSLQSYDQIKVFTEPFIDPSDPDAKFKFRNYEANLGWTRNTLNRGVFPSDGSSQYYGVKVTTPGSDVEYFKMTFDSKFYFPLSRDHQWTVLARFEANYGNGFGSLNGNDQILPFWENFQQRSNDLRGFDSNTIGPRGVIRTPSSITGGPNEFGGVENIYIGPENDTLTTTFRSTGGNASVFGGLELITPTPFLKEDFANSVRTSVFVDFGNVWDTEFNLDSYAGLSETEQAKLVDYSDPGRYRVSTGVSLQWLSPMGPLVFTWSRPLREFEGDEHEVFSFNIGTTF; this comes from the coding sequence ATAATAATGAAACGAATTTTAGCCGGTCTGATTTTAGTAAGTACAAGTTTGTACTCAAATGCTAATGACGACAAATTTGTCATTGAAGACATACGAGTTGAAGGGTTACAAAGAGTCGCACTTGGTGCTGCTTTAACTCACGTCCCGTTTAATGTCGGTGACCAAATCTCAGAGTATTATGTTGGCCAATCAATTAAGCGATTATATTCGTCAGGCTTGTTTGCTGATATTGAAGTATTTCGTGATGACAATGTAATTGTCTTCAAAGTGGTTGAGCGACCAACCATCAGTGAAATTGAGTTAGACGGTAACAGCGACTTAAAAGACGAGCAGTTGATGCAAAGTCTTGAAGACAGCAACATTCGCGTTGGTGAGTCTCTTGATAAAGCCATTTTGACGAGTGTCGAAAACTCTATCATTGAGTTTTACCACAGTGTTGGTAAATACAATGCGTCTGTCGAAGCAAAAGTGACTTACCTTCCGCGTAACCGCGTAAAAATCTTATTTGAATTTAACGAAGGTGACGCAGCCTCTATTCGCCAAATCAACTTGATTGGTAATGAAGTCTTTGACGACGAAACCTTATTATCGATTATCGAAAGTAAGCAAAACCTTGCTTGGTGGCAGTTCATGGACAATGACCGTTACCAAAAACAAGCATTACAAGGCGATATGGAAACAATCAAGGATTACTACCTTGATTACGGGTACTTGAAGTTTAATATCGATTCAACTCAAGTTTCTGTGGCTCCAGACAAAGAGTCAGTATACGTTACGTTTAACGTGACTGAAGGCGAACCGTACAAAGTTAAAAGCTTTGAATTGATTGGTGACCTGTTAGGTCAAGGTGACTTCATTAAGAAGATCATTCCAATTCAAATTAATGAAACTTACAACGGTTCAGTCGTTACCTACACCGAAGAAATGATCACTAAATACTTAGGCCGCTTTGGTTATGCCAATGCAAAGGTAACGACTTTCCCTAAGTTGAACGACGAAACCAAAGAAGTTGAGTTGACCCTTAATGTTGAACCAGGCAAACGCGTTTACGTTCGCCGTATTAAGTTCACTGGTAACTTTGCGACTTCTGATGAAGTGTTGCGTCGTGAGATGCGCCAATTTGAAGGCTCGACTCTGTCGAACAACCTACTCGAGTTGTCCAAGACTTTACTACAACGTCAAAAGTACATTGAATCTGTAGACTACTCAGTACAAGAAATTCCAGGCGAAGATGACCAAGTCGATGTTGTATTCAACATTAAAGAGCAAGCCTCTGGATCTTTCCAGGCGGGTGTTTCTTATGGTGACTACACAGGTCTGGCATTTAATGCATCTATTCAGCAAGATAACTTCCTAGGTACTGGTAACTCTGTTGGTATTTCACTGAACACGTGGAAAGCACAGCAGACGATCGCTCTTAACTACATGGATAACTATTTTACAGAAGATGGTGTTTCACTGGGTGGTCAGATTGCTTACAGTAATTATGATGCGTCTAAAGTAAACTTGGTAACTTACTCTCGTAAGACGGTATCTGTTGGTCCAACTCTAAGCTGGCCAGTTATGGAAAATAACCGTGTAAGTGTTGGGTTTGCATTTAAAAACTTAGAAGTTTCGTCACTGCAAAGTTACGACCAGATTAAAGTTTTCACCGAACCATTTATCGATCCAAGCGATCCAGATGCCAAGTTTAAGTTCAGAAACTACGAAGCTAATTTAGGTTGGACTCGTAATACCTTAAACCGTGGTGTATTCCCGTCAGATGGCTCAAGCCAATATTACGGCGTTAAAGTAACAACGCCAGGTTCAGACGTTGAATACTTTAAGATGACCTTTGACTCGAAGTTTTATTTCCCGTTGTCTCGTGACCATCAGTGGACAGTATTAGCTCGCTTTGAAGCGAACTACGGTAATGGCTTTGGTTCACTAAACGGCAATGATCAAATTTTACCATTCTGGGAAAACTTCCAGCAGCGCTCTAACGACCTACGTGGTTTTGACAGTAACACGATTGGCCCTCGTGGGGTAATTCGTACTCCGAGTTCAATTACAGGTGGTCCAAACGAGTTTGGTGGCGTAGAAAATATTTACATTGGCCCAGAAAACGATACATTAACAACGACTTTCCGTTCTACGGGTGGTAACGCGTCGGTATTTGGTGGATTAGAACTGATTACCCCAACGCCGTTCTTGAAAGAGGACTTTGCTAACTCGGTACGTACTTCAGTATTTGTAGACTTTGGTAACGTATGGGATACGGAATTTAATCTGGACAGTTATGCTGGATTAAGTGAAACAGAACAGGCGAAGCTTGTTGATTATTCGGACCCAGGTCGTTATCGTGTATCGACTGGCGTTTCATTGCAGTGGTTATCACCTATGGGACCACTGGTATTTACTTGGTCACGTCCTCTAAGAGAGTTTGAGGGTGATGAACATGAAGTATTTAGTTTTAATATCGGAACTACATTCTAG
- the rseP gene encoding sigma E protease regulator RseP, with product MDVLTSIVGFIVALGILVFVHEYGHFWVAKRNGVKVIRFAVGFGKPIYSWHGKDGTEYVIGMIPLGGYVRMLDGRVDQVLESEQHLAFDKKSVWQRIAIVAAGPMANFVFAILLVFVVLLHGTPALKPVVGNITANSIAQKGGLQLRDEILQINEQKVISWQEVTYALAAAVGDEQLHLVVEREGRTHNIFIDSKGWQLEDGDLLSGLGIEPFRPNATLNVAFVDESAPAGKAGVQAGDKIVTINGKLITEWQDAVDIFTNSANQTLSLEVQRGNEIIGFELKPDNRPTEDGFSRGYVGIAPQSEPWPKGYVFTNQYDILPAVFGSFVKTWELIELTFSMIGKFITGSIGLDNLSGPIAIAQGAGVSAQSGFVYFISFMALISVNLGVINLLPLPVLDGGHLMYFIIELIRGKPVSERVQEMGFRFGAMALMMIMGIALFNDFARL from the coding sequence ATGGACGTATTAACCTCAATCGTTGGCTTTATAGTCGCCCTTGGAATTCTTGTTTTTGTTCATGAATATGGACATTTTTGGGTGGCAAAACGAAATGGGGTTAAGGTAATCCGATTTGCAGTGGGTTTTGGCAAGCCGATTTATTCATGGCATGGCAAGGATGGAACCGAATACGTTATTGGGATGATCCCGTTAGGCGGTTATGTACGGATGTTGGACGGCCGTGTCGATCAAGTTTTAGAGTCTGAGCAACATTTAGCGTTCGACAAAAAGTCGGTATGGCAACGCATTGCTATAGTGGCCGCAGGACCTATGGCTAATTTTGTATTTGCTATTTTATTAGTGTTTGTTGTGTTGTTACACGGAACTCCGGCACTCAAACCCGTCGTAGGTAACATTACTGCCAACTCAATTGCGCAGAAAGGCGGATTGCAACTGCGTGATGAAATCCTTCAAATTAATGAGCAAAAAGTTATCAGTTGGCAAGAGGTAACCTATGCACTTGCCGCCGCTGTCGGTGATGAACAATTACACCTTGTTGTAGAGCGAGAAGGTCGAACTCACAATATATTTATTGACAGCAAGGGGTGGCAGTTAGAAGACGGTGACTTATTGTCAGGACTAGGTATTGAGCCGTTTAGACCAAATGCAACGCTTAACGTTGCGTTTGTAGATGAGTCTGCACCTGCTGGAAAAGCTGGCGTTCAGGCCGGAGATAAAATCGTTACCATCAACGGAAAACTTATCACCGAATGGCAAGACGCCGTTGATATCTTCACGAATTCAGCAAACCAAACGCTGTCACTAGAAGTGCAGCGAGGCAACGAAATCATCGGATTTGAATTAAAGCCCGACAATAGGCCAACGGAAGATGGCTTTTCTCGAGGGTATGTTGGTATTGCTCCGCAATCAGAACCTTGGCCAAAGGGCTATGTATTTACCAACCAATATGATATTTTGCCTGCAGTTTTTGGTTCTTTCGTCAAAACGTGGGAACTGATTGAATTAACCTTTAGTATGATTGGTAAATTCATTACGGGCAGCATTGGCTTAGATAATTTAAGTGGGCCAATCGCGATCGCTCAAGGCGCTGGTGTCAGCGCTCAATCTGGGTTTGTCTACTTTATTAGTTTTATGGCACTCATCAGCGTTAATTTAGGGGTAATTAACTTATTACCGCTTCCTGTGCTCGATGGAGGTCATTTAATGTATTTTATTATTGAACTTATTCGAGGCAAGCCTGTCTCTGAAAGGGTGCAGGAAATGGGGTTCCGGTTTGGCGCAATGGCGTTGATGATGATTATGGGAATCGCCTTGTTTAATGATTTTGCTCGGTTATAG
- the ispC gene encoding 1-deoxy-D-xylulose-5-phosphate reductoisomerase → MSKQVTILGATGSIGLSTLDVISRHPGQFELFAVTGNTNVAGMLEICQTYQPKVAVMANADAAKLLQQQIEKNGIATEVTAGVDSLVDVASHSSVDIVMAAIVGGAGLLPTIAAANAGKRICLANKEALVMSGDLFLDAVSNNGATLLPVDSEHNAIFQSMPPEVQQGATLSTSGVRKILLTGSGGPFLTKPLEEFGEITPAMAVAHPNWDMGAKISVDSATMMNKGLEFIEARLLFNASFEQMEVIIHPQSIIHSMVSYNDGSVLAQMGQPDMRTPIAHTLSYPARIESGVEPLDFSQLADFTFVKPDFNRFPNLALALEASKSGQGATTALNASNEVAVEAFLQGEIRFIDIAQLNERVLNAHVNSKPNSLSDILELDAQARQFAKQVITQGI, encoded by the coding sequence ATGAGTAAACAAGTCACAATTTTAGGTGCGACAGGTTCTATTGGCCTGTCCACTCTTGACGTCATCTCACGTCATCCTGGCCAGTTCGAATTATTTGCAGTAACCGGCAACACTAATGTCGCTGGTATGTTAGAAATCTGTCAAACCTACCAACCTAAAGTGGCGGTGATGGCCAATGCTGATGCTGCCAAGTTGTTACAGCAACAAATTGAAAAAAACGGCATAGCGACAGAAGTCACTGCTGGCGTCGATAGCTTAGTTGATGTCGCGTCGCACTCTAGTGTTGATATTGTTATGGCGGCAATTGTAGGCGGGGCAGGTTTGTTGCCAACGATAGCGGCGGCCAATGCGGGTAAAAGGATCTGTTTAGCAAACAAAGAAGCTCTAGTTATGAGCGGCGACTTGTTCTTGGACGCTGTGTCAAATAACGGAGCAACACTATTACCAGTGGATAGCGAACACAACGCCATCTTTCAAAGTATGCCTCCAGAAGTTCAGCAGGGGGCTACGCTTTCGACCTCTGGAGTTCGTAAGATTTTGTTAACCGGTTCAGGCGGGCCTTTTTTAACCAAACCGCTTGAAGAATTTGGCGAAATTACTCCGGCAATGGCGGTAGCGCATCCTAATTGGGACATGGGCGCCAAGATTTCAGTAGATTCGGCAACAATGATGAACAAAGGCCTAGAGTTTATTGAGGCGCGCTTGTTGTTCAATGCATCGTTTGAGCAAATGGAAGTCATTATCCATCCACAAAGTATTATCCATTCGATGGTGAGTTATAACGACGGCAGCGTCCTGGCGCAAATGGGTCAACCAGACATGCGTACGCCAATCGCCCATACCTTGTCGTATCCGGCCCGAATAGAGTCGGGCGTCGAACCTTTAGACTTTTCTCAGCTTGCTGACTTTACCTTTGTTAAACCGGACTTTAATCGCTTTCCTAACTTAGCTTTAGCGTTAGAAGCCTCAAAATCAGGCCAGGGTGCAACTACTGCACTTAATGCCAGTAATGAAGTGGCAGTAGAGGCGTTTTTGCAAGGTGAAATTCGATTTATAGATATTGCTCAGTTAAACGAACGTGTTCTTAATGCTCATGTCAATTCTAAGCCTAATAGCTTGAGCGATATTTTAGAGCTCGATGCCCAAGCAAGACAGTTTGCTAAACAGGTTATAACTCAGGGAATTTAA
- a CDS encoding phosphatidate cytidylyltransferase encodes MLKQRVITALILGAILLSALFTMPFDWFAWAALAVFGYGAFEWSKLAEIKQFKYQLAYAVGTVITGAAIYAVFLEFELWTLAGNLTDKNYWIMVLACVWWTISSILVLIYPRGNRVWQHQPLVKAIFGYLTLVPAWLALLTIREWHYLIDKNEGAWLALFVFSIVWAADIGAYFAGRKFGSHKLMPNVSPGKTIEGLIGGIVAVILLTLWMLWSQEIAFENWLLLASCCVVIGVISAFGDLSESMLKRDAGMKDSGNILPGHGGLLDRIDSLTAAMPVFLVFFSHFYL; translated from the coding sequence TTGTTAAAACAACGCGTAATCACAGCACTGATACTAGGTGCAATTTTATTGTCGGCATTATTCACTATGCCTTTTGATTGGTTTGCTTGGGCTGCGTTAGCTGTGTTTGGCTATGGCGCATTTGAATGGAGCAAGCTGGCCGAAATCAAACAGTTTAAATATCAGTTGGCGTACGCAGTAGGTACAGTGATCACAGGTGCGGCTATTTATGCTGTGTTCTTAGAATTTGAGTTGTGGACACTTGCCGGTAATCTCACCGATAAAAATTACTGGATAATGGTCTTGGCCTGCGTTTGGTGGACCATTAGTTCTATCTTAGTATTGATATATCCTCGTGGTAATCGCGTGTGGCAGCACCAACCGTTAGTCAAAGCAATTTTTGGCTATTTAACCTTGGTTCCTGCTTGGTTGGCTTTATTGACGATACGAGAGTGGCACTACCTAATCGATAAGAATGAAGGCGCATGGTTGGCTTTATTTGTGTTTAGTATTGTTTGGGCGGCGGATATCGGCGCTTACTTTGCTGGTCGTAAATTTGGTAGCCATAAGTTAATGCCTAATGTGAGCCCTGGTAAAACTATCGAAGGCTTAATTGGTGGTATTGTTGCGGTTATCTTGTTGACACTTTGGATGCTGTGGAGTCAAGAAATTGCCTTTGAAAATTGGTTATTACTCGCAAGTTGTTGTGTTGTGATCGGGGTCATTTCTGCTTTTGGCGACCTAAGCGAAAGTATGCTTAAGCGCGATGCAGGGATGAAGGACAGTGGTAATATTTTACCTGGTCACGGCGGTTTGTTAGACCGAATTGACTCTTTAACGGCAGCAATGCCAGTGTTTTTGGTTTTCTTCAGTCATTTCTACCTGTAG
- a CDS encoding isoprenyl transferase, translated as MAKVDVVDQVLEHYSESIPQHVGIIMDGNGRWAQQKGMPRVYGHKKGVDAVRESVRFARKVGIKSLTLFAFSSENWKRPEDEVSGLMELFMLVLTKEVKTLHKNNVRLNIIGDLSGFSDKIQEKVNAAHELTMANTGLVLNVAANYGGRWDIVQSAKQLAQQVKSGELDIDDINEERFDTQTSLFGQPDLDLLIRTGGEYRVSNFLLWQLAYAELHFTPIFWPEFDAHRFAQAVEAFAGTERRFGLTGEQIKSGS; from the coding sequence ATGGCGAAAGTTGACGTTGTAGACCAAGTCTTAGAGCATTATTCAGAATCGATTCCACAACACGTTGGGATCATTATGGATGGCAATGGGCGCTGGGCACAACAAAAAGGAATGCCACGAGTTTATGGGCATAAAAAAGGCGTAGATGCGGTTCGTGAATCGGTCCGTTTTGCTCGTAAGGTTGGAATAAAATCGCTGACATTGTTTGCGTTTTCTAGTGAAAACTGGAAACGCCCAGAAGATGAAGTGTCAGGGCTAATGGAATTATTTATGTTAGTGTTGACCAAAGAAGTCAAAACACTGCATAAAAACAACGTGCGTTTGAATATCATTGGTGATCTGTCTGGCTTTTCTGACAAGATCCAAGAAAAAGTTAATGCCGCTCACGAATTAACGATGGCTAATACCGGACTTGTTTTGAATGTTGCAGCAAATTATGGCGGTCGATGGGACATTGTTCAGTCCGCTAAGCAATTGGCTCAACAGGTCAAATCTGGTGAGTTAGATATCGATGATATTAACGAGGAGCGCTTCGATACCCAAACGAGTTTGTTTGGGCAACCCGACTTGGATTTATTGATCCGTACGGGCGGAGAGTACCGAGTAAGTAACTTTTTATTATGGCAACTCGCATATGCTGAATTACACTTTACGCCAATATTCTGGCCAGAGTTCGATGCACATCGATTTGCCCAAGCCGTTGAGGCTTTTGCAGGAACCGAGCGAAGATTCGGATTAACGGGCGAACAAATCAAGTCCGGAAGTTAA
- the frr gene encoding ribosome recycling factor, whose product MLNEIHKDADARMDKSIEALQNQLNKIRTGRAHPSLLDGIQVSYYGADTPLNQVANVSIEDSRTLALTVFDKSLTQAVEKAILTSDLGLNPMSAGTVIRIPLPPLTEERRKDLVKVVKGEVEGGRIAVRNIRRDANGDIKALLKEKEISEDEARQAEDEIQKLTDAKMKDIDAMLALKEKELMEI is encoded by the coding sequence GTGTTAAATGAAATCCACAAAGATGCTGATGCACGCATGGACAAGAGCATCGAAGCTCTTCAGAATCAATTAAACAAGATTCGTACAGGCCGTGCCCACCCGAGCTTATTAGATGGTATCCAAGTTTCTTACTACGGTGCAGATACGCCACTTAACCAAGTTGCAAACGTATCAATTGAAGATAGCCGTACACTTGCGTTAACAGTATTTGACAAGTCTCTTACTCAAGCAGTTGAAAAAGCGATTCTAACATCTGACCTAGGTTTAAACCCTATGTCAGCAGGTACGGTAATTCGCATCCCACTTCCACCACTAACAGAAGAGCGTCGTAAAGATCTTGTTAAAGTTGTTAAAGGTGAAGTTGAAGGCGGCCGTATTGCTGTTCGCAACATTCGTCGCGACGCTAATGGTGACATCAAAGCGCTTCTGAAAGAAAAAGAAATTTCTGAAGACGAAGCTCGTCAAGCAGAAGACGAAATCCAAAAACTAACAGACGCAAAGATGAAAGACATCGACGCGATGTTAGCGTTAAAAGAAAAAGAGTTAATGGAAATTTAA
- the pyrH gene encoding UMP kinase — protein sequence MTTKPVFRRILLKLSGEALVGEEGFGIDPKVLDRMAQEIKELVEHDIQVGVVLGGGNIFRGAPLAEAGMNRVVGDHMGMLATVMNGLAMRDALHRAHVNARLMSAIPLKGVCDDYSWAEGISLLKSGRVVIFSAGTGNPFFTTDSAACLRGIEIEADVVLKATKVDGVYSADPVKNPEATLYRELDYQEVIEKELKVMDLAAFTLARDHNIPICVFNMNKPGALKRVIMGEEEGTIVTKLDK from the coding sequence ATGACCACAAAGCCAGTTTTTAGAAGAATATTGTTGAAACTTAGCGGTGAGGCACTCGTTGGAGAAGAGGGCTTCGGTATCGATCCGAAAGTTTTGGATCGCATGGCTCAAGAAATTAAAGAGCTGGTTGAACACGACATTCAAGTTGGTGTTGTTTTAGGTGGTGGTAATATTTTCCGCGGTGCACCTCTAGCTGAAGCGGGCATGAATCGCGTAGTTGGCGATCACATGGGTATGTTAGCGACCGTAATGAATGGTTTGGCAATGCGTGACGCGCTTCACCGAGCTCATGTAAACGCTCGTTTGATGTCAGCAATTCCACTAAAAGGTGTGTGTGATGACTACTCATGGGCTGAGGGTATCAGTCTATTGAAGAGTGGTCGTGTTGTGATTTTTAGCGCCGGTACAGGTAACCCGTTTTTTACGACTGACTCTGCTGCTTGTTTGCGTGGCATTGAAATTGAAGCCGATGTAGTATTAAAAGCAACAAAGGTTGATGGTGTATATTCAGCTGACCCGGTTAAAAATCCAGAAGCGACTTTATACCGTGAATTAGATTACCAAGAAGTAATCGAAAAAGAATTAAAAGTTATGGACTTAGCGGCGTTTACACTCGCTCGAGACCACAATATCCCAATTTGTGTTTTCAATATGAACAAGCCAGGCGCATTAAAACGTGTCATCATGGGCGAAGAAGAAGGCACAATTGTAACCAAATTAGATAAATAA
- the tsf gene encoding translation elongation factor Ts: protein MAVTAALVKELRERTGAGMMDCKKALTETNGDIDLAIENMRKNGQAKAAKKAGNVAAEGTIIIENGEGFAALVEVNCQTDFVAKDENFLGFATKVAKAAAEAKTTIEDLQAKFEEDRVQLVAKIGENINVRRLAYVDGAELASYRHGEKIGVVVAGSGDAETLKHVAMHVAASKPEFVNPEDVPAEVVEKEKAIQVEIAMNEGKPQEIAEKMVSGRMKKFTGEISLTGQAFIMEPKKSVGEMLKEKGASVSTFIRLEVGEGIEKKEEDFAAEVAAQIEAAKKA, encoded by the coding sequence ATGGCAGTAACTGCTGCATTAGTTAAAGAACTTCGTGAACGCACTGGCGCGGGCATGATGGATTGTAAAAAAGCCCTAACAGAAACTAACGGTGACATCGATCTAGCGATCGAAAACATGCGTAAAAACGGCCAAGCAAAAGCTGCTAAGAAAGCCGGTAACGTTGCCGCTGAAGGTACAATCATCATCGAAAACGGTGAAGGTTTTGCTGCGTTAGTTGAAGTTAACTGTCAAACTGACTTCGTTGCTAAAGACGAAAACTTCTTAGGTTTTGCTACTAAAGTTGCAAAAGCGGCTGCTGAAGCAAAAACAACTATCGAAGACTTACAAGCTAAGTTCGAAGAAGACCGTGTACAACTAGTTGCTAAAATCGGTGAGAACATCAACGTTCGTCGTTTAGCATACGTTGACGGTGCTGAGCTTGCTTCTTACCGTCACGGTGAGAAAATTGGTGTTGTTGTTGCTGGTTCTGGCGACGCTGAAACACTTAAGCACGTTGCAATGCACGTTGCTGCTTCTAAGCCTGAGTTCGTTAACCCTGAAGACGTTCCAGCTGAAGTTGTAGAAAAAGAAAAAGCGATCCAAGTTGAAATCGCGATGAACGAAGGTAAGCCTCAAGAAATCGCTGAGAAAATGGTTTCTGGTCGTATGAAGAAGTTCACTGGTGAGATCTCTCTTACTGGTCAAGCGTTCATCATGGAGCCTAAGAAATCTGTTGGCGAAATGCTTAAAGAAAAAGGCGCTTCTGTTTCTACATTCATTCGCTTAGAAGTTGGCGAAGGTATCGAGAAGAAAGAAGAAGATTTCGCAGCAGAAGTTGCGGCGCAAATCGAAGCGGCTAAAAAAGCGTAA
- the rpsB gene encoding 30S ribosomal protein S2, with translation MANVSMRDMLQAGVHFGHQTRYWNPKMKPFIFGARNKVHIINLENTVPMFNEALDFIKSVSARKGKILFVGTKRAASESIKEAAIACDQFYVNHRWLGGMLTNWKTVRQSIKRLKDLEAQAEDGTFEKLTKKEALMRTREMEKLEKSLGGIKNMGGLPDAIFIIDADNEHIAIAEANNLGIPVVAVVDTNSNPDNIDFVVPGNDDAIRAIQLYTNSVAAAVKEGRANNIEAQAEDFVEAEA, from the coding sequence ATGGCAAACGTATCTATGCGTGACATGCTACAAGCTGGCGTACACTTTGGTCACCAAACTCGTTACTGGAACCCTAAAATGAAGCCTTTCATTTTCGGTGCACGTAACAAAGTTCATATCATCAACTTAGAAAACACTGTACCTATGTTCAACGAAGCGCTTGATTTCATCAAGTCTGTTTCTGCGCGTAAAGGTAAGATTTTATTCGTTGGTACAAAGCGTGCGGCGAGCGAGTCGATCAAAGAAGCTGCGATCGCTTGTGACCAATTCTACGTAAACCACCGCTGGTTAGGTGGTATGTTGACTAACTGGAAAACAGTTCGTCAATCAATCAAGCGTCTTAAAGATTTGGAAGCACAAGCTGAAGACGGTACTTTTGAAAAGCTTACTAAAAAAGAAGCTTTAATGCGTACTCGTGAAATGGAAAAGCTTGAAAAGAGCCTTGGCGGTATCAAAAACATGGGCGGTTTACCTGACGCGATTTTCATCATCGACGCAGATAACGAGCACATTGCTATTGCTGAAGCTAACAACTTAGGTATTCCTGTAGTTGCAGTTGTTGATACAAACTCTAACCCAGACAACATCGATTTCGTTGTTCCTGGTAACGACGATGCTATCCGTGCAATTCAGCTTTACACTAACTCTGTTGCTGCGGCCGTTAAAGAAGGTCGTGCTAACAACATCGAAGCGCAAGCTGAAGATTTTGTAGAAGCTGAAGCTTAA